The Exiguobacterium acetylicum genome includes a window with the following:
- a CDS encoding helix-turn-helix domain-containing protein has product MHPVIHSVGDKIKQERKKQRMTQKDLCEGICSQAEISKIENGRNSPTIDLLQQICRRLRIPISLFFEDEIVSQKLNEIDQKMLHHMREKTYSAMEKDLDKYAKSNTAFEVQVLIRYHQKLLLHEKGNIDFRTCISALLKLVAEENLVEKSFLLYTRIQMAIAVLYTNHMDYARSHQIYEELLKLPYRTREYKKIKMKTMYNYLRNIYRLKRFEEGLQKVEQVIEEAKELQDLTYLGHFYYQKGFFLESLNASEKSIKEAYTIAYSFFTATNNHAYRKILETHLSDLLLFPIDESE; this is encoded by the coding sequence ATGCATCCAGTCATTCATTCCGTTGGCGATAAAATTAAGCAGGAAAGAAAAAAGCAGAGAATGACACAAAAAGATCTCTGTGAAGGAATTTGTAGTCAAGCTGAGATTAGTAAAATTGAAAACGGTCGGAATTCTCCGACGATCGATTTGCTCCAGCAGATTTGTCGAAGACTACGCATACCGATTTCATTGTTTTTTGAAGATGAAATTGTCTCACAAAAATTGAATGAGATTGATCAAAAAATGTTGCATCATATGAGAGAGAAAACTTACTCGGCTATGGAAAAGGATTTAGATAAATATGCGAAATCAAATACAGCGTTTGAAGTTCAAGTGTTAATTCGGTATCATCAAAAACTATTATTGCATGAAAAAGGAAACATCGATTTTAGAACTTGCATTTCTGCGCTATTAAAACTAGTAGCTGAAGAAAATTTAGTCGAAAAATCATTCCTTCTTTATACTAGAATTCAAATGGCAATCGCAGTTTTATATACGAATCATATGGATTACGCACGTTCTCACCAAATATACGAAGAATTATTGAAACTACCTTATCGAACGCGCGAGTATAAAAAAATTAAAATGAAAACAATGTATAACTATTTACGGAACATCTATAGATTAAAGCGATTCGAAGAAGGATTACAAAAAGTTGAACAAGTGATTGAAGAGGCTAAAGAACTACAAGACTTAACATATCTCGGACATTTTTATTATCAAAAAGGGTTCTTTTTAGAATCGTTAAATGCTTCGGAGAAAAGTATTAAGGAAGCCTATACAATTGCTTACTCGTTTTTCACTGCGACTAATAATCATGCATACCGAAAAATTCTTGAAACACATTTATCAGATCTGTTGCTATTTCCTATTGATGAAAGTGAGTGA
- a CDS encoding MalY/PatB family protein, whose product MEHTNFDEQIEKRNTGSVKWDGLHSLYGSDELIPMWVADMDVRPPHHLTERLTRRAATGHFGYSMFEDEAKQAILHWFQKRYDIPVKTESILYSSGVVPGLAHTLLALTEPDDQIIIQTPVYPPFHQIIESNQRQIVENPLLLEGETYRTDFALLAQQMQSAQMMILCSPHNPSGKVFSKEELSQIVELAKQHDVYLVSDEIHADLVYKGSVHTPILAFDYEKLVLVSAPSKTFNIPGLYASYLIVPDLSIRQRIEKVQQRHFVHPNALASTAITAAYGDAMSEQWLSQLLVYLEGNRDHAIRRLRQEMPELDVVIPEATFLLWIDFKALKLDSKSRADWLVKEAKIALTHGSSFGSGGETFERLNIGCPRAQLDQALDRLSTAYQRFRTN is encoded by the coding sequence ATGGAACATACCAATTTCGATGAACAAATTGAGAAACGAAATACGGGATCCGTTAAATGGGACGGACTCCATTCGCTTTATGGATCAGATGAACTGATTCCAATGTGGGTTGCGGATATGGATGTCCGTCCGCCACATCATCTGACAGAACGATTAACGAGACGTGCTGCTACTGGCCATTTCGGCTATTCGATGTTCGAAGATGAAGCAAAGCAAGCTATCCTGCACTGGTTTCAAAAACGATATGATATTCCCGTCAAAACCGAATCGATTCTTTACTCAAGCGGCGTCGTTCCTGGACTTGCGCATACTTTGCTTGCCTTGACTGAACCAGATGATCAAATCATCATCCAGACACCTGTCTATCCTCCATTTCACCAGATCATCGAGTCCAATCAAAGACAGATTGTTGAAAACCCGCTCCTTCTAGAAGGCGAAACGTATCGAACTGACTTTGCTCTCCTTGCGCAACAAATGCAATCGGCACAGATGATGATTCTCTGTAGTCCACACAATCCAAGTGGTAAAGTCTTTTCGAAAGAAGAGTTATCTCAAATCGTGGAGTTAGCAAAACAACACGACGTTTATCTTGTATCTGATGAAATTCATGCCGATCTTGTTTATAAAGGTTCCGTGCATACACCTATACTTGCCTTTGATTATGAAAAACTGGTTTTAGTCAGTGCTCCATCTAAAACATTTAATATTCCTGGGTTGTATGCCTCTTATCTGATCGTACCCGATCTTTCAATTCGTCAAAGGATTGAGAAAGTCCAGCAACGCCATTTCGTTCATCCCAATGCATTGGCTTCAACTGCTATCACAGCAGCATATGGTGATGCTATGAGTGAACAGTGGCTCTCACAATTGCTTGTTTATTTAGAAGGAAATCGTGACCATGCGATCCGTCGGCTTCGCCAAGAGATGCCAGAATTAGACGTCGTCATTCCAGAAGCAACCTTCCTGTTATGGATTGACTTCAAAGCACTCAAACTAGACAGTAAGTCACGTGCAGATTGGCTTGTCAAGGAAGCAAAAATCGCTCTAACACATGGTTCTTCGTTCGGATCAGGTGGCGAAACATTTGAACGCTTGAACATCGGATGTCCTCGTGCACAATTAGATCAAGCATTAGACCGTTTAAGCACCGCATACCAACGTTTTCGGACCAATTAA
- the putP gene encoding sodium/proline symporter PutP, translating to MTQEWISIILYLVLMLAIGYFAYKRTTNTEDYMLGGRDLGPGVTALSAGASDMSGWMLMGLPGAMYATGVSALWLALGLLIGCYVNYIVLAPRFRLYTEMANDSITIPDFLENRFEDKSRVLRTVSALVIIIFFTFYTSAGIVSGGKLFVSSFGFDYHYGMLLTIAVVIAYTLFGGFLAVSWTDFVQGCIMFIALVLVPIVALTDVGGVDGAYNYAENLDPSLFDPFKGTTILGIIGFLAWGLGYFGQPHIIVRFMAIRSVKDLKSARRIGIGWMFVSIIGAMVTGLVGIAYFEGQGNGLGDPETVFIRFSDVLFHPYITGFLMAAILAAIMSTISSQLLVTSSALTEDFYKTFLKKNASDKELVLTGRIAVLVVAIIASVLAWNPSATILALVGYAWAGFGSAFGPIILLSLYWKRMTKQGALAGIISGALTVIIWVQLGLSTTLYEMVPGFFTSLIFTVVVSLMTKQPVNAVQETFEEMEDELKDAVQ from the coding sequence ATGACGCAAGAATGGATTTCGATCATCCTGTATCTTGTTCTCATGTTGGCAATCGGTTATTTTGCCTACAAGCGAACAACGAATACAGAAGATTACATGTTAGGCGGACGCGATCTCGGTCCTGGTGTTACAGCACTATCTGCTGGTGCATCGGATATGAGTGGATGGATGCTCATGGGACTTCCCGGCGCCATGTATGCAACAGGTGTATCAGCACTTTGGCTAGCACTCGGATTATTGATTGGATGTTACGTAAACTATATTGTACTCGCACCACGTTTCCGACTCTATACGGAAATGGCAAACGACTCGATTACGATTCCTGATTTCTTAGAGAATCGTTTTGAAGACAAATCACGTGTGCTTCGTACTGTATCAGCACTCGTCATCATCATCTTCTTCACGTTCTACACATCAGCCGGAATCGTATCTGGTGGAAAATTGTTCGTCAGCTCATTTGGATTTGATTACCACTATGGTATGCTCTTGACGATTGCGGTCGTAATCGCCTACACACTTTTCGGCGGTTTTCTCGCAGTAAGTTGGACCGATTTCGTCCAGGGCTGTATCATGTTCATCGCACTCGTTCTCGTACCGATCGTCGCATTAACAGACGTCGGTGGAGTTGATGGTGCGTACAATTACGCTGAGAACCTAGACCCTTCGCTGTTTGATCCATTTAAAGGGACAACGATTCTCGGAATCATTGGATTCCTTGCCTGGGGACTTGGTTACTTTGGTCAACCACATATCATTGTCCGCTTTATGGCAATTCGTTCTGTCAAAGATTTAAAAAGTGCCCGTCGGATCGGTATCGGTTGGATGTTCGTCTCAATCATCGGTGCAATGGTGACCGGACTTGTCGGTATTGCGTATTTCGAAGGACAAGGCAATGGACTCGGTGATCCAGAAACAGTCTTCATCCGTTTCTCAGATGTTCTGTTCCATCCGTATATCACAGGATTCTTGATGGCTGCGATTCTCGCGGCAATCATGTCGACGATTTCGTCACAATTGCTTGTCACATCAAGTGCGTTGACAGAGGACTTTTATAAAACGTTCTTGAAAAAAAATGCATCGGATAAAGAACTCGTCCTGACAGGTCGAATTGCTGTTCTTGTCGTTGCCATCATCGCAAGTGTACTCGCTTGGAATCCCTCAGCAACGATTCTTGCACTTGTCGGTTATGCGTGGGCTGGATTCGGTTCTGCCTTTGGTCCGATCATCTTACTTTCACTTTACTGGAAACGCATGACGAAACAAGGTGCGTTAGCTGGTATCATCTCAGGTGCCTTGACCGTCATCATCTGGGTCCAACTCGGACTTAGCACAACACTTTACGAAATGGTTCCTGGATTCTTCACAAGCTTGATCTTCACAGTTGTCGTCAGCTTAATGACGAAACAACCAGTCAATGCTGTTCAGGAAACGTTTGAAGAGATGGAAGATGAATTAAAAGACGCAGTTCAATGA
- a CDS encoding class I SAM-dependent methyltransferase gives MKPTIGLTTCLRPTEDVHHRVQQLLAEEIIHFVYIARKKKGIEQLQQETGLPVLVVDKQRLDLYPLGEKTSFFFHPSSAVFRIKQIDAGGGDPLVAIGRLSEGMRVLDCTLGLGADAIVMSHAVGDSGQLVGLESRIETAYVVKQGLQRWEESYAPINQAMRRIEVRMEHHLAFLKQCPDDSFDVIYFDPMFERTVSESTHLDPLRTLANYEALSAETIMEAKRVASRRIVLKAHYESPLFDQFNFERQRRKTSKLHYGVIEL, from the coding sequence ATGAAACCAACGATTGGATTGACGACGTGTCTACGTCCGACCGAAGACGTCCACCATCGTGTGCAGCAGCTGTTAGCGGAGGAGATAATTCATTTTGTCTACATCGCGCGTAAGAAAAAAGGGATTGAACAATTACAGCAAGAGACAGGATTACCGGTGTTAGTCGTCGATAAACAACGACTAGATTTATATCCGCTCGGAGAAAAGACATCTTTCTTTTTTCATCCATCGAGTGCCGTCTTCCGCATTAAACAAATCGACGCAGGTGGAGGAGACCCATTAGTTGCAATCGGTCGTTTATCTGAAGGAATGCGTGTGCTTGACTGTACACTTGGTCTTGGAGCAGATGCGATTGTCATGAGTCATGCTGTTGGTGATTCGGGACAGCTCGTTGGACTTGAGAGTCGAATTGAGACCGCATACGTTGTCAAACAAGGGTTACAGCGCTGGGAAGAATCCTATGCTCCGATCAATCAAGCGATGCGCCGAATTGAAGTTCGAATGGAACACCATTTGGCATTTTTAAAGCAATGTCCTGACGATAGTTTTGATGTCATCTATTTTGATCCGATGTTCGAACGGACGGTATCGGAATCAACCCACCTCGATCCGCTTCGGACGCTTGCGAACTATGAAGCGTTATCTGCTGAAACGATCATGGAAGCAAAACGTGTGGCGAGCCGGCGAATCGTCCTCAAAGCGCATTATGAGAGTCCACTTTTTGATCAATTCAATTTCGAGCGTCAGCGACGTAAAACATCAAAGTTACATTATGGTGTGATTGAACTTTAA
- a CDS encoding GNAT family N-acetyltransferase, with the protein MELRRRALRHVDQAEYDHFLKYGEQAYGLTPQEIKGYDHELGEERAFDSVEHSYPEDYYFDIVEADTIVGRVLLLKMGHYFQLDFMVFDPYTRQGLATHAVAEALAHSQVLERHEVRARVLNQSPHASYAKRILEANDFTWTENYYVKGRRRRYSLQRLG; encoded by the coding sequence ATGGAATTAAGACGTCGAGCATTACGTCATGTCGATCAAGCTGAGTATGACCATTTCTTGAAGTATGGCGAGCAAGCATATGGACTGACTCCGCAAGAAATCAAAGGGTATGACCATGAGCTTGGAGAAGAGCGGGCTTTTGATTCCGTCGAGCACAGTTATCCTGAAGATTATTACTTTGATATCGTTGAAGCGGATACCATCGTTGGACGGGTTTTACTTTTAAAAATGGGTCACTACTTCCAACTGGACTTCATGGTATTTGATCCATACACACGTCAAGGTTTAGCTACGCATGCCGTCGCTGAAGCATTGGCGCATTCCCAGGTACTAGAACGTCACGAAGTACGCGCACGTGTCCTCAATCAGTCACCACACGCTTCTTATGCGAAACGAATTTTAGAAGCAAACGATTTTACGTGGACCGAGAACTATTACGTCAAAGGAAGACGTCGTCGTTATTCTTTGCAACGACTTGGATAA
- a CDS encoding queuosine precursor transporter, with protein MNEWLWIPSIFLTMGLLVFSYYLFGKTGLLMWIAIATIIANIQVTQTVDIFGFVFTLGNVVYGSCYLATDILNEKYGKQVARKGVYMGFFSLITTTVLMQFSLLYTPLADKAALETSNSLHLLFGLLPWIAVGSLAAYLVSQLFDVFIYSKIRQKTGERKLWLRTTGSTVLSQLLDTLTFCAIAFHDMPFSIWWQIFVTTYLAKFVVAWFATPFMYWAKRIHPTKQSTDAAA; from the coding sequence ATGAACGAATGGTTATGGATCCCTTCTATCTTCTTGACGATGGGACTATTGGTTTTCAGTTATTATCTTTTTGGAAAGACCGGGTTGTTGATGTGGATTGCCATCGCAACAATCATTGCAAACATTCAAGTCACTCAAACCGTCGATATTTTTGGTTTCGTCTTTACGTTAGGAAACGTCGTCTATGGTAGTTGTTATCTTGCGACAGATATCCTCAACGAGAAATACGGAAAACAGGTTGCTCGTAAAGGAGTCTATATGGGATTCTTCTCCCTCATCACGACGACCGTCCTCATGCAGTTCAGTCTCTTATATACACCACTTGCGGATAAAGCTGCACTCGAAACATCCAATTCCTTACATTTATTGTTCGGACTCTTACCATGGATTGCGGTTGGTAGTCTTGCCGCTTATCTTGTCTCGCAACTATTCGATGTCTTTATCTATTCGAAGATCCGTCAGAAGACAGGCGAACGGAAACTGTGGTTACGAACAACTGGTTCAACCGTCTTAAGCCAGTTACTCGATACGTTAACGTTTTGTGCGATTGCCTTTCACGATATGCCGTTCTCGATTTGGTGGCAAATCTTCGTGACGACGTATCTTGCGAAATTCGTAGTCGCTTGGTTCGCAACACCATTCATGTATTGGGCAAAACGCATTCATCCGACGAAACAGTCGACAGATGCTGCTGCGTAA
- a CDS encoding PilZ domain-containing protein, translating to MKIKRNEPFRYTLKTPVTGEFYLLKNDQRTPNGQMKIHNVSPNGLAISTSLKLPIQKSMKIVVEFSLIEGQKPLCIEGQLLHEKPVGPERLYGIRLNPSTTDRETIIAQVKQVAQLER from the coding sequence ATGAAAATCAAACGAAATGAACCGTTTCGTTATACGTTGAAAACGCCAGTAACAGGTGAATTTTATTTATTAAAAAACGACCAACGTACACCGAACGGACAAATGAAAATTCATAATGTCTCACCGAATGGCTTAGCAATCAGCACATCACTTAAACTTCCTATTCAGAAATCAATGAAAATCGTTGTCGAATTTTCGTTGATTGAAGGTCAGAAACCCCTTTGTATTGAAGGACAGTTATTGCATGAGAAGCCTGTCGGTCCCGAGCGTTTGTACGGCATCCGCCTTAATCCGTCAACGACAGATCGTGAGACGATTATCGCTCAAGTTAAACAAGTTGCTCAACTCGAGCGATAA
- a CDS encoding glycoside hydrolase family 13 protein, whose protein sequence is MERKWWHDSVVYQIYPRSYNDSNGDGIGDLNGIIEKLDYLKTLGIDVIWLSPVYDSPNDDNGYDIRDYEAIMKEFGTMADFDRLLDEAHARDIKIVMDLVINHSSDEHQWFAESRQSKDNPYRDYYMWRPANPDGSLPNNWGSIFSGPAWEYDEATNEYYLHLFSKKQPDLNWENEQMRHDVYGMIRRWLDRGIDGFRMDVINLISKTPGLPDATVHPGALYGDGGEHYINGPRVHEFLHEMNEASFGKYDVLTVGEMPGATTDDAILYTDPERQEVNMVFTFEHMDLDSGPNGKWDVIPFDLLKLKQNFTKWQTALHETGWNSLYWNNHDQPRVVSRFGNDSTYRVESAKMLATLLHLLKGTPYIYQGEEIGMTNVAFEDIADYEDIEIRNMWKERTEQGASPAELLRSIHIKGRDNARTPMQWDASENAGFSTGTPWLKVNPNYPEINVEQALADEQSIFYYYQQLIRLRHDHELVVYGRYELILEDHPEVYAYSRTLEGETWYVYCSFADHDVTIPVAHDTSDRVIGNYDEAVVSGELTLRPYEAVVFRTFEG, encoded by the coding sequence ATGGAACGAAAATGGTGGCATGATAGTGTCGTTTATCAAATTTACCCACGTAGTTATAACGATTCGAATGGGGATGGAATCGGAGACTTGAACGGGATCATCGAGAAGCTAGACTATTTAAAGACACTGGGCATCGACGTCATATGGCTGAGTCCTGTCTATGATTCACCAAATGACGATAATGGATACGATATCCGAGATTATGAAGCCATCATGAAGGAATTTGGAACGATGGCTGATTTTGATCGTCTTTTAGATGAGGCACATGCACGAGATATTAAAATCGTCATGGATCTCGTCATCAATCACTCGTCGGATGAACACCAATGGTTCGCTGAATCACGTCAAAGTAAGGACAATCCATATCGGGATTATTACATGTGGCGCCCAGCAAATCCCGACGGTTCTCTACCGAATAACTGGGGTTCGATTTTCTCAGGTCCAGCGTGGGAGTATGATGAAGCAACGAATGAGTATTACTTACACTTGTTCTCGAAGAAACAACCTGATTTAAACTGGGAAAATGAGCAGATGCGCCACGATGTATATGGAATGATTCGCCGTTGGTTGGATCGAGGCATCGATGGTTTCCGGATGGATGTCATCAACTTAATTTCGAAGACGCCTGGATTACCAGATGCAACCGTTCATCCAGGAGCACTGTATGGAGATGGTGGAGAACATTACATCAATGGACCACGCGTCCACGAATTTCTGCATGAGATGAATGAAGCATCGTTTGGAAAGTATGATGTATTGACAGTCGGTGAGATGCCAGGAGCAACAACGGATGATGCGATCCTTTATACGGACCCGGAACGTCAGGAGGTCAACATGGTCTTTACGTTCGAGCATATGGATCTTGATTCTGGACCGAATGGGAAATGGGATGTCATTCCGTTTGATTTGCTCAAACTAAAGCAAAACTTCACTAAATGGCAGACAGCGTTACATGAGACGGGCTGGAATTCTCTTTACTGGAACAACCATGACCAACCACGTGTCGTCAGTCGCTTTGGTAATGACTCGACGTACCGCGTCGAATCAGCGAAAATGCTTGCTACGCTATTGCATCTGTTAAAAGGGACGCCATATATCTATCAAGGCGAAGAAATCGGGATGACGAACGTCGCTTTTGAGGACATTGCTGACTATGAAGATATCGAAATTCGGAACATGTGGAAAGAACGAACGGAACAAGGCGCATCACCGGCTGAATTGTTACGCTCGATTCATATTAAGGGACGTGACAACGCTCGGACACCGATGCAGTGGGATGCGTCGGAGAATGCTGGTTTCTCGACTGGAACACCATGGTTGAAGGTTAATCCGAATTATCCGGAAATCAATGTCGAACAGGCGCTAGCAGATGAGCAATCGATTTTCTATTATTATCAACAATTGATTCGTCTACGACACGATCATGAACTCGTCGTGTATGGACGATACGAACTCATACTCGAAGACCATCCGGAAGTATACGCATACTCACGGACGCTTGAAGGAGAAACATGGTATGTCTATTGTTCGTTTGCAGATCACGATGTAACCATTCCAGTTGCGCACGATACGTCAGATCGTGTCATCGGGAATTATGATGAGGCTGTGGTGTCAGGCGAACTGACACTTCGACCTTACGAAGCCGTCGTTTTTCGAACGTTTGAGGGATAA
- a CDS encoding thymidylate synthase — protein sequence MEQYHALCEHILEHGTKKEDRTGTGTLSVFGHQMRFSLQDGFPLITTKKLHMKSIIHELIWFISGDTNIRYLQENGVRIWNEWADENGDLGPVYGAQWRSFPRPDGTTVDQLAQVIEQIKTNPDSRRLIVSAWNPGQVDEMALPPCHLLFQFYVADGKLSCQLYQRSADVFLGVPFNIASYALLTHMIAHVCGLEVGDFVHTLGDAHIYSNHIEQVNLQLTRTPKKLPTLRFARTVERIEDFRFEDIIIEGYDPDPHIKGVVAV from the coding sequence ATGGAACAATATCATGCACTTTGCGAACACATTTTGGAACACGGAACAAAAAAAGAAGACCGGACGGGAACGGGGACGCTCAGCGTATTTGGTCATCAAATGCGCTTCTCCCTTCAAGATGGCTTTCCGCTCATTACGACGAAAAAGTTACATATGAAGTCGATCATCCATGAATTGATCTGGTTCATCTCTGGCGATACGAATATTCGTTATCTACAAGAAAACGGCGTGCGTATTTGGAACGAATGGGCAGATGAGAATGGAGACTTGGGGCCTGTTTACGGGGCACAGTGGCGCTCTTTCCCGCGTCCTGATGGCACAACGGTCGATCAACTCGCACAAGTCATCGAACAAATCAAAACGAACCCAGATTCACGTCGCTTGATCGTCAGTGCTTGGAACCCTGGACAAGTTGATGAGATGGCTTTACCTCCATGTCATCTCTTATTCCAGTTTTATGTAGCTGATGGAAAACTATCGTGCCAATTGTATCAACGTTCGGCTGATGTTTTCCTAGGTGTCCCATTTAATATTGCATCTTATGCCTTACTGACACATATGATTGCTCATGTCTGCGGTCTTGAAGTCGGTGACTTTGTACACACGCTTGGTGACGCTCACATCTACTCAAACCATATCGAACAAGTCAATCTTCAGTTGACGCGTACACCAAAAAAATTACCAACGTTACGATTTGCTCGAACAGTCGAGCGAATTGAAGACTTCCGCTTCGAAGACATCATTATTGAAGGTTATGATCCAGATCCACATATTAAAGGTGTGGTCGCCGTATGA
- a CDS encoding dihydrofolate reductase, with protein sequence MITHIVAYTKNRIIGRDNAMPWLLPADLAHFKRTTIGKPIIMGRKTFESIGRPLPGRENIVITRDQTFAAEGVTIWHDLSALQSYVDSEEEVFLIGGGELFAQTLPLARRLYVTEIDAVLSGDVHYPEIPSSFQITSETRYDAVEGNDYPFIIRRYDL encoded by the coding sequence ATGATCACACATATCGTAGCGTATACGAAAAATCGTATCATCGGTCGTGACAATGCGATGCCTTGGCTTCTTCCAGCTGATTTGGCACACTTCAAGCGTACGACGATTGGCAAACCGATCATCATGGGACGAAAGACGTTCGAATCAATCGGACGCCCGTTGCCAGGTCGGGAGAACATCGTCATTACGCGCGATCAAACGTTTGCAGCAGAAGGCGTAACGATTTGGCACGATCTATCTGCTTTACAATCGTACGTTGATTCAGAGGAAGAAGTCTTTTTGATTGGCGGAGGAGAATTGTTCGCCCAAACGCTTCCTCTTGCCCGACGTCTGTATGTGACCGAAATTGATGCGGTTCTGTCTGGAGATGTCCATTATCCTGAAATCCCGTCTTCCTTTCAGATCACTTCTGAAACCCGTTATGACGCGGTCGAGGGAAACGATTATCCGTTCATTATTCGTCGATATGATTTGTAA
- a CDS encoding diguanylate cyclase: MERGRKRTEKQLQQTIIMVETLLRMSTVPRTELLALASWMEGLGREELFKGLADQVSREKATWEQMNAVISQPIVKELLQPIVDQLSERSRANRIRKELVVTVTRRFLENIKWKKSLEQARYMSRFFSSIEDTLSISHDIAMDAVIIDHACIIDSLELFRKFIKQMESAFVPVIIVGPNRSEIRQVSYEMGADDYWDETVTNEERHVRLARLLRKLRIVSSTILVDELTGAYNRKYLQNAFDRRLARLEREQRTFGLAIFDIDHFKRINDLHGHPTGDLVLSELATVVQQAARLDDEFIRFGGEEFILLFSAETLSQAVMSMNKIRERVERHIFANGLKVTVSIGLSFSFDLHTSLAQATAEADEALYQAKRNGRNQVISYSTAISIEKSPVYIRVEEGLLEQLHKFELPDHPKYQIEVISLADQRTTSLQLAILSLAELATENFWRLEEWRQQRESIIDVLVVTDQEDDRLADALSRGATDYIMTANIETDMEEWIAEWIIQIP; the protein is encoded by the coding sequence ATGGAACGGGGTCGAAAGCGGACAGAAAAGCAACTTCAACAAACCATTATCATGGTGGAGACGTTACTTCGGATGTCGACCGTACCGCGGACAGAATTACTAGCATTAGCAAGCTGGATGGAAGGACTCGGTAGAGAAGAACTCTTCAAAGGACTTGCCGATCAAGTGAGTCGAGAAAAAGCTACTTGGGAGCAAATGAATGCGGTCATTTCGCAGCCGATCGTCAAAGAATTACTACAACCGATCGTTGATCAGTTGTCGGAACGCTCACGCGCGAATCGAATTCGAAAGGAATTAGTCGTCACCGTGACAAGACGTTTCCTTGAGAATATCAAATGGAAGAAGTCGCTCGAACAGGCACGCTATATGTCACGTTTTTTCAGTTCGATTGAAGACACCTTATCGATTTCTCATGATATTGCGATGGACGCTGTCATCATCGACCATGCTTGTATCATAGATTCGTTAGAATTGTTCCGAAAGTTCATCAAGCAAATGGAATCTGCATTCGTTCCAGTCATCATCGTCGGTCCGAATCGGTCGGAAATTCGTCAGGTTAGCTATGAGATGGGGGCAGATGACTACTGGGATGAAACGGTGACGAATGAGGAACGGCATGTTCGTCTAGCAAGACTTTTACGAAAACTACGAATTGTATCATCGACGATCTTAGTGGATGAGCTGACGGGCGCGTATAACCGTAAATATCTTCAAAATGCTTTTGACCGTCGCTTAGCACGTCTCGAACGTGAACAGCGGACATTCGGACTAGCGATTTTTGACATCGATCATTTTAAGCGCATCAATGATTTACATGGACATCCAACAGGGGACTTAGTCCTCTCAGAACTAGCTACCGTCGTGCAACAAGCGGCTCGCTTGGATGACGAATTCATTCGTTTCGGTGGTGAGGAATTCATTTTGTTGTTTTCGGCAGAAACCTTATCTCAAGCCGTTATGAGTATGAATAAAATTCGCGAGCGTGTCGAGCGTCATATTTTTGCGAACGGTTTAAAAGTAACGGTTTCGATTGGTCTCTCCTTTTCTTTTGATCTCCACACATCCCTTGCGCAAGCAACAGCGGAGGCAGATGAAGCGCTATATCAAGCGAAACGTAACGGGCGTAATCAGGTGATTTCCTATTCTACAGCAATATCCATTGAAAAATCACCGGTTTATATCCGGGTGGAGGAAGGGCTACTTGAACAGTTACATAAATTCGAACTGCCCGATCATCCGAAATACCAGATTGAAGTGATTTCGTTAGCCGACCAACGAACGACATCATTACAATTGGCGATTCTTTCGCTCGCTGAGTTAGCAACAGAGAACTTTTGGCGATTAGAAGAGTGGAGACAGCAACGAGAGTCGATTATTGATGTTTTAGTTGTCACGGATCAAGAAGACGATCGTCTAGCAGATGCATTATCTCGCGGTGCAACAGACTATATCATGACTGCTAACATAGAGACCGATATGGAGGAATGGATTGCAGAATGGATTATACAAATTCCGTAA